From the genome of Edaphobacter dinghuensis, one region includes:
- a CDS encoding penicillin-binding protein, which yields MKQAPRQTLTAPIRRIRFVYVTLFFCFWVGLIVLRLGWVQVVRHSEFVRRAAQQQQRTFEVAPRRGMLYDRNLRELAMTVLVDSVYAVPSELGDNKENAAHLLSQIVHSDPADSYTSENRILARLNASRNFAWVARKLDPETSKRVQELNLKGVYIQKEFKRFYPNNDLAAQVLGYVGTDDEGLGGLELEFDDDMHGTPGHMLTALDARRHVLGSEESQPLPGENLLLTIDANIQYIAEKALDEQMAKVKALHGTVVVQDPHTGQILALAISPRFNPNDSRHMQPGSLTDLAVSDVYEPGSTFKLVTYSAAIDGAGVEPTDIVDCQGGQMTMYGRTLHDDVSDRGLGKITVQYALERSSDVGAAKMALKLGPDKFYHYMKAYGFGERTGIELPSETRGLLRPPRRWGSTSILSLAIGQEVGVTPIQLVTMVSTIANGGMYLPPHILLSSTDAMKGDPRLKPVAFHPENELPDPLPDGAHRVISELSSAKMRKMMQGIVEEGTGKAAALNGYSSAGKTGTAQKIDPATHTYSHTKLVASFAGFAPVSNPAISVTVVIDNPTAGPSKYGAAVSAPVFAEVAQQVLEYLGVPHDQPLKAKKAEPMLTAKDLVDDSPADSTTDLTSMFDDANNLPADDPLRNPAAVTAPQASADDKAAVAAAKASAKDKSPGVMGLLPAKVLSAFKANGGTSSSMPDTAAGEAAHLTPANTAPPAQAKSGSGVTVDASKRVAVPSFTGVGLRAAVEQADAVGLRVKPVGSGLAREQVPAAGTMVPSGTEIVVRFTR from the coding sequence ATGAAGCAGGCGCCACGGCAGACGTTGACGGCTCCGATACGGAGAATCCGTTTCGTCTACGTGACGCTTTTTTTCTGCTTCTGGGTGGGATTGATTGTGCTGCGGCTGGGGTGGGTGCAGGTGGTGCGTCACTCTGAATTTGTACGCCGTGCGGCACAGCAGCAGCAGAGGACGTTTGAGGTGGCTCCGCGGCGCGGGATGTTGTACGACCGCAATCTGCGCGAGCTGGCGATGACAGTGCTGGTGGACAGCGTATACGCGGTGCCTTCGGAGCTGGGTGATAACAAGGAAAATGCGGCGCATCTGCTGTCGCAGATTGTGCATTCCGATCCGGCGGACAGCTATACGTCGGAGAACCGGATATTGGCCAGACTGAATGCTTCGAGAAATTTTGCCTGGGTAGCGCGAAAGCTCGATCCGGAGACATCGAAGCGGGTGCAAGAGCTGAATCTGAAGGGTGTGTACATTCAGAAGGAGTTCAAGCGGTTCTATCCGAACAACGATCTGGCGGCGCAGGTGCTGGGTTATGTCGGCACCGACGACGAGGGTTTGGGCGGGCTGGAGCTGGAGTTTGACGACGACATGCATGGCACGCCGGGGCATATGCTGACCGCGCTGGACGCGAGACGCCATGTGCTGGGAAGCGAAGAGAGCCAGCCGCTGCCGGGCGAGAATCTTTTGCTGACGATTGACGCGAACATCCAGTACATCGCAGAGAAGGCGCTGGATGAGCAGATGGCGAAGGTGAAGGCGCTGCACGGAACGGTGGTGGTGCAGGACCCGCACACCGGGCAGATACTGGCGCTGGCGATCTCTCCGCGATTTAATCCGAACGATTCGCGGCACATGCAGCCGGGATCGTTGACGGACCTGGCGGTGAGCGATGTGTATGAGCCGGGCTCGACGTTCAAGCTGGTGACGTACTCTGCCGCAATTGATGGCGCGGGTGTGGAGCCGACTGACATTGTGGATTGCCAGGGCGGCCAGATGACGATGTATGGGCGTACGTTGCATGACGACGTATCGGACCGAGGGCTAGGCAAGATCACTGTGCAGTATGCGCTGGAGCGGTCGAGCGACGTGGGCGCGGCGAAGATGGCGCTGAAGCTGGGGCCGGACAAGTTCTACCACTATATGAAGGCGTATGGGTTTGGCGAGCGCACGGGCATTGAGCTGCCGAGCGAGACGCGCGGGCTGCTGCGTCCGCCGAGACGGTGGGGATCGACGAGTATTTTGTCGCTGGCGATCGGGCAGGAGGTTGGTGTAACGCCGATTCAACTTGTAACCATGGTTAGCACAATTGCGAATGGAGGAATGTATCTGCCTCCGCATATTCTGCTGAGCTCGACTGACGCGATGAAGGGCGATCCGCGATTGAAGCCGGTGGCGTTTCATCCTGAGAACGAGCTGCCTGATCCGCTGCCGGATGGGGCGCATCGCGTGATCTCGGAGTTGAGCTCGGCGAAGATGCGGAAGATGATGCAGGGCATTGTCGAAGAGGGAACGGGCAAGGCTGCGGCGTTGAATGGGTATAGCTCGGCGGGAAAGACGGGTACGGCGCAGAAGATCGATCCGGCGACGCACACGTACTCGCATACGAAGCTGGTTGCGAGCTTTGCGGGATTTGCGCCGGTGAGCAATCCGGCGATTTCGGTGACGGTTGTAATTGATAATCCGACGGCGGGGCCGAGCAAGTATGGTGCGGCGGTGAGCGCGCCTGTGTTTGCGGAGGTGGCGCAGCAGGTGCTCGAGTATCTGGGAGTGCCGCACGATCAGCCGCTGAAGGCGAAGAAGGCTGAGCCGATGCTGACGGCGAAGGATTTGGTTGACGATAGTCCAGCGGACAGCACGACGGATCTGACATCGATGTTCGATGATGCGAACAATCTGCCTGCGGATGATCCGCTGCGGAATCCGGCGGCTGTCACTGCGCCACAGGCGAGTGCGGATGATAAGGCTGCGGTTGCTGCGGCGAAGGCCTCTGCGAAGGACAAATCGCCGGGAGTAATGGGGCTGCTGCCGGCAAAGGTGTTGTCGGCGTTCAAGGCGAACGGAGGAACGAGTTCTTCGATGCCGGACACGGCGGCGGGTGAGGCGGCTCATCTGACTCCGGCGAATACGGCGCCACCGGCTCAGGCGAAGAGCGGCAGCGGCGTTACGGTGGATGCGAGCAAGCGCGTGGCTGTGCCTTCGTTTACTGGAGTTGGACTGCGTGCGGCGGTGGAACAGGCAGATGCGGTTGGGTTGCGAGTGAAGCCGGTAGGCAGCGGTCTGGCGCGGGAGCAGGTTCCGGCGGCGGGGACGATGGTGCCGAGTGGGACGGAGATCGTGGTTCGGTTTACGCGGTAA
- a CDS encoding cell division protein FtsL, whose amino-acid sequence MAATAMAGQQIEMMGTRRQSQGRAATLAERNRELYEAQRRARRGPTPEVFFTKHIDNSRIVKADDPERKREMRTFAAVTSILFVLVMVYVWQHFSAIEMGYNIEAQKVQVEHLSEQNRQLRLSEAELTDPERIDRIAKQLGLDAPQPGQVIRQDGSDSNVPVMAQARAPRLMGQ is encoded by the coding sequence ATGGCAGCAACGGCGATGGCAGGACAACAGATCGAGATGATGGGCACGCGGCGGCAGTCGCAGGGGCGCGCGGCGACCCTGGCCGAGCGGAACCGTGAGCTGTATGAGGCGCAGCGGAGAGCGCGACGCGGCCCTACGCCCGAGGTTTTTTTCACCAAGCACATCGACAACAGCCGCATCGTGAAGGCTGACGACCCGGAGCGGAAGCGCGAGATGCGCACGTTTGCGGCGGTGACGAGCATTTTGTTCGTGCTGGTGATGGTCTATGTGTGGCAGCACTTTTCGGCGATCGAGATGGGCTACAACATCGAGGCGCAGAAGGTGCAGGTCGAACATCTGAGCGAGCAGAACCGGCAGCTTCGCCTGTCGGAGGCTGAGCTGACCGACCCGGAGCGGATTGACCGGATTGCCAAGCAGCTTGGTCTGGACGCTCCTCAGCCCGGTCAGGTGATTCGTCAGGATGGCAGCGACTCGAATGTTCCGGTGATGGCACAGGCCCGCGCTCCCCGCTTGATGGGGCAGTAG